The DNA region gaatcataatgtaaatatccgtgTTTTCTGGTAGTCTTATGTGACCCctctgaaagggtcatttgacccccaaaagatggagacccacaggttaagaactgctgcTCTAAAAACACCACGCTTCCCAGCACAACCCAAACCTTCAGCATGGGAACCCTCAGGGAACATTTTGATGCAGATCACAGCTTGAGAAGGGGAGCCGCCTTCCCAAGGGCTTTACAGGTCATGGTTTAAGACaagcccttccttcttccatattcTGAAGGCTGGGCtttgattttttcattttttgtttttatgagattctCTATATTACAAATAAGCCCATCTTTTCTTTAGTTCTCTTGAACAAAGTCAGCCGTGCAGTCAAAAAACCTGTGAATGAAGTTTATTGCCTTCCCAGAGTCACAGCTCCCTCAATTATACAGAGCAGGCTGgggcaaaataattttaaaatctatcaACTTGCTAAAGATAACAAATAGTACTCAAAAGATAGCATAATTTCTTGAACTATTCGACTTTAGGTTATTGATCCTTCCATACTTTCATATGTATCTCCACTATGAGGAAATGTCAATGGTTATTtagtaagaaggaaaagaaaaaataaacagtcCTGAACTGGGTCAGGGAAGACCCTTCCCGGGAGCTAAGAATGTTATGAACACGCGATAGCTGAATATATAAACTATTTGGCTGGTATACTATTAATCATTAAACAGTTTCATTATGAACACATTGCTTTCCCATGCAAAAGCCAGTACATGGTAGGCCAGCACCATAATTGAACTAAATCCCTAGCTCCCTGATCTTTCACTCTAAGACAGACCAAACCATCTATTTCTAAGTCACTTGTTCAATTAAAGCATCTGTTCTAAATTTGTTCTGTCTGCCTGGCATACTACTTTTCCCTGTGACTACCAACGCACTTATTGTAGAAAATGGTCTTTCCCCAACTTCAAGTGTTTCCTGGTACTTGTAACCCCCGACCCCTTGTAGAGACCTGCAACTATCGGGTAAGCTAATCTGAGTGCTTCCTTGAGTCCTTCAGACTCAGATGTGTGGACATAGAGGACATCCTCCCTCTGCTAAGTCCCGCAGAGGACTGGATTCATCTGGGTTCATCTATGTGGAAGAACCCAGGAATGTGGAACCAGAATGCATAATatggggatgaggaggagaatCCTCTCAGTCTGTGTTCTCGAGGCTGGCTGTGCTCCCAGTCTTCTCCCTGTGTGGTTAGATGAGCAGTTCTTTCTGCTCGGACTATTACATGTGCCATTTCTATCCTACATGATACAGAAGCCGATAGAGCGGACTTCTGTTTTGTGTGAGGTTGATTCTTAATTTCTAATGTGTTACCTTCTAGCATAAGAAGAAAGTCAGCAGAGAAGTACCTCAAGGTACTACAAAATACCAAAGAGAACAGtaagttaaagaaaggacttaAAGATGAAAATACCATGGACCTTCCTAACTAAATTATATGCAGAGCCTTATCCACTCTGTACCATGGAACTGTCTATAAATGCAGAGATCTGTCACAGAACTGACttatagaaagaataaaatagagtTCATGAAGTGCTTACAACTTCTAAAATAGCACTATTTGAATAAAGATTGGATCATGCATCACTTTTAGGAACAGTACCTTGAAATTTATTTCCTAATGTCACtgatgttcattttcttcttttgcaaaaTGGGGGTGTTATTTTTCTGGGGGAGCTTGTGATTTAACCTAAGGTGATTCTATCAGAAAATTAACAACTGCCGGCCATGGAGCATTATGAGAGTTAACTTGCATCTGTGGTTTTTGTGAGGAAAGATTTTTGCAGAAAGCAGAAGGGCTTCTGCATGCAGAAATACTGAAGAACAAAACTTGGTTATGTCTGCttcttagttactcttctatttttgtgaagaggcaccatgaccaaagcaacttctataaaagaaagcatttaatgtgggaggcttgcttacagttccagacaGCTGGCCCATGATTATCATggtaggaagaaagaagcaggcatgcaagcatggtgctggagaagtaactgagaactttacatcctgatccacaggcagcaggcaaagGGAGACTGAGACTGGtgtgggctttggaaacctcaatgacacacctccttcaacaagaccacacctcctaatccttcccaaatagttcaaCTCCCTGGTGACTTTGCATCAAGCAAATGAGTCCATGAGAGCTATTCTCTTTCAAAACACCACAACTGTGGAGATGACTTTATCCTTCTGGGAGTTGATCCCTGAAACAATTGCATCCACATAGAACAGGATACAGGGTAAGGCTGAGAAGGGGCTTTAGTTTTCTAGACCTCTCTAGAATTTTCTCTACATGTTTGATGACATCACAGGATTTCTTCTCTATTAGTTAAAAATAGCTAGTATAATTTAGGATTAGCTTAAACACTTAATCTTGCTAAGTGTAGAAGAATTTTTGTGCTTATACATACCTTCACTTCATTCCTTCAGGAGACTAAAATGGCCAGCAAGGTCAATTGTCCCAAGGTTACCTTTATACTATTGCTTTATACTTTATCACACATCAGGTATAAATATTAATGTACTTTAACTCATGTCATCCACATTTTATACTCACAAGTAACTATCATATTCAGTCCAATTATTTTTatgctatttatgttttataaaacatacCATAAATGACAGGCAAATAAATCAACCAAAATTTTATTGAGCTTCATGGGAAAGTAACTACCATTCAGGGTTCACTCcaagtaggatttgaaaaaagaCTTTAAGTTAGTAATTGGCtaatgaggaaataaaatagaaattaaaatagctTAGAAACTTCCTAGTTGTTCAACAAGGAAGATTTCAACTTGTCCACCATTTTCTGTCTTATCAAAGGGATAACTCTTTATTACTTGTGTTATTTAGTGAGTGTTCATGTTGTTCATAATTCTGGTACTATCCTGAATTATGTAAgcacctacacagagaaaccctctctcaaaaaaaataaaaataaaaaattaaagacaggcATGCAGGCTTGAGGCCAGGCCAGGGTATAGAGAACttctctctaaaaacaaaaataatttaattctaaCAGGAATTTCAGAAATGgatctcctctccttcttctctccttggaATCCACAACTTAAATGTGGTATATTTTGATCTTTTTCCATGGTTTTTGAATATTCTATTCTGCCTTATCgtccccctgcttctgcttcccaagtttgAGGATTAAAGGTAGGGACCACTATGCCCAGATTTTCCCcatttactttattgttttaaaaaaatgtatgtctgtgtgttttgcctgcatatatgcatatgtactatgtgcatgccaGGTGTCTGAATAAGTCAGAATAAAGCATTGGACCCCAACTTACAGATGTTTATAAACCACCACACAGGGGCTGGGAGCTGAactaagtcctctgcaagaacaccaattgttcttaacctctgagacatctctcctgcCATGATAGTTATATTTTTAACTCATGCAACTACCCTGTAAGATTCTTTTCTAGAAAGAACTATCCTTTTAAGATGGAAGAAGACTGTACTCATTTGATCCGGAAGTTTCCTAAGAGGTAACTACTATTCGTTCTCCAATATTAGTATCCAGGTACTTCATGTACAGCTCTGGTTGATGGCACAGTATTACTGTTGATAGTTACTGTGAGAGTTGCTGGAAGTGTAGTGGTCAGAGCACACGTGACTGGTCAAACAGCTGGCTTTCTTTATTATTCAGTTCCAGATCCAACCCAAGGGATGGTAGCATTCACATTTAGTTTGAACGTCAGCAAAGTCCTCTGAAAATGCCCTCAAGTACATGGCCAGAGATGTCTCTAGGTGATTAGAAAGTCATCAAATTGACAATTAGTATAAACATCACAGAATCATCATTTTCATTTAACCATGGGAAAACTGAGCAACTAGCAGATTATGTAGTCTGGTCCACCTGAAAGGAAATGAAGGTCTGTAGTGGGGAAGAGCCACAATAAATGTCTATGTGTAATATTTCAATCACTGCCTGCCCATTATTGGTATCAACCATGTCAGTTCTCACTGAATTCTCTGAGCGATGTCTAAAGTAGTTAGTTACCATACTTTTACAGAGAAGAGAATTAGTAAACATGGAGAACTAATTTTACATCAATACATAGCAAGTCAAAACTGCTGCATTTGACCAGGTCAGATGCCCAGTAGAACCACTGTAGAACACCTGTTGGAGACAAAGAGGAAGGTAAGGATTATTGAGCTTAGCAAAATGAAGCAGATTTAAGGGAAAAAAGACCTACAACTACTACTCTATCATAGTAAACCAAAGAAATACAGATGAAAAATCCTTTAGAGATTGGTCTCTCCCAGCCTGGGCGTGGCACAAGAGCCACAGGAGGGGGCGGGGCTTATCTCATAGTTTTATaactacatatatatttcaaaggatATGGAGATCAAACAGAGGATCACCTTGCTAAATTTAGTGCTGACAGAAGCCACCCGCCCCTTCTAGCTTTCTTTACAAGGCAATGGCACCCCATCACTACCGACACCACCACACATGGCAGGTTTGTTATTCCCTGCAGTAGCTTATTTAAGGGAAATTATGAGATGCCCACTCTGGACATTTCTAAGCATCCAATTTTCATCTGATAGGTTTTAATGCTAGTCCTTTCTCAAGTCAAGAAGCTCTCCTGGATCACCTCCCTGAGCCTCTTATAACCTACGTATATTAATATAGGTATGCCAATCCCACAGATCTTACATAAATATCAATGAGTGCTTGTTAGCTCTCAAGAAATTGATTTTAGGTAGGAACCAGTAGTGTTGGAAAAGAGTAATGCTGACACATTGTGTAAAATATCCTAAAGAGTCCAGAATATAGTATGTGTAAAATTGCTGAAAGGGTGTTTTATTTGGGAGAAATTTTATAGCTAGAAATAATTTTACCCAAATGTACATAGTTGTAACTACCATCAAATAGTTTAAGTCATTCAAAGAATTAAGCAGAGCCAGGGTTTTAGAGGCAATCATAAAATATCATCAGAACATGATGGTAGTAGTAAGACCATGgagaaatttaaattataaataaggttTATGTAGCTTTAGGGATCCACAACTTTAGCATAAAATAGCAAGCAATATTTCCTATATGCCTCCATGATAATGAAATCATTTTCCTGAATAATTTAATTCTTACCAACCCCATTTTGCCAGGTAGGAAACTGAAGACTATTCGTTAGATTACATGCTCAGGTTTAGAGTAGCTGGTCAGGTCTGGCTTAAACACAAAGCCTAACCTGAGAGCCCAGCCTCTTAGTACCTGTGGTGTGCTTCCTCTATAGGACCTGACTTGTTCTTTAACATCAAAAAATGTACATCTAGcagctggggacacagctcagttTGGACgatgcttgctctgcaagcctaAGGGTCCAAGTTTAGGACTCTTAGGACCTCAGGACTCACACCAAAGCTGGGTAGCATGCTTTGTACCCATAATCCACCACTGTAATGCTGTAGGGCCAGAGAGGGCAGGACCCTGGGGCTAGCTGAATTGCTGAGTTTCAGattcaaagacattttcttttaaaaagaaaggtggaaaagccaggcacagtggtgcacacctttaatcccagcactgaggaggcagagtcagatggatctctgaattcaagatcGGCCTGCTTTacagcatgagttcaaggccagttaaGGTTACATAGTTAGgcgctctcaaaaaaaaaaaagtggacagtaatagaacacacacaaacatacccaaTGATGACTTGTTGCCAACACATACAAGTGCACAaagtgtgtgtttacacacacacataaaagtaggTCTAATGTGAAGTAAATTGGCCAAGGAAAGGCAAGTAGAAACAGACATTCAGAATGTTCAAACTGAATGGCCCTGAACTGTCCTAATTCTACCTGAGTCTCTAAGGAACTCGGGTCCCACATCTGTAGCTGACCTTCCCTCTCCACTGCCATGGAGAGGATGCCCTCTAAGTCCAGCCAAGTCATGTTTAAAAATTGGGCTCACATCACTCCAGGTGTTTTGTTACAAGTATACATGGCCACTTCAGAAATTCTTAGAATAGTCTGGTACACTAACTGCCAATCACAGCTTTCAATTCTAAGAAACCTGGTGTGTGTTGTTCTGGCCTCAAACAAGTTTTCAGAAATGTGGTCATTCTGGCTTGTATTTTCTCTGGCAATTCAGAGAACTGATGTAACCATTTCAAAATGTAaggtcttctttctcctcttgagCTTCTTCCACTTTTGAGTCTTGAGAAGAAACTACTTAGCAGGCCACCATGTCAGGGCATAAGGAAAGGATACAGTGGAACCAGTCCCACATAGCAGGGTCTCTTAGCGGCTGAGAGTCTAACCACACCACCCACAGCTTCAAGGCTACAAGTAGTTCCCAGCAGGGCATGACACAGGCGTAATGGTATAGACACACAGGTGATATTTTGGATATTCAGCACTCAGGGAAACTCTACAAAGTGATTGCACAGGATAAATTTATTCGTGTCTGCTTTTAAAAGCTTTCAGCAATAAGTCTGCTGCTCGTCCTGGGGAGAGGGCTCCACTGAGAACCTCTCTCTCCATCAGGGGAATCTGTTCTCGGATGCTGGGATGCATCTTGAAGTGTTCTAAGACGTTTTCCTGAATGAGATTCCACATCCAGACTTTGTGCTGTGTCTGTCTCTTGGCGGCTAGCTCCCCACTGGCCAGCATTCGGTGCTGAAACTCTCTCATTGTGTCCCACATCTCAGTGATGCCCTCTCCACTTCTGGCAGAAATGCGAATTACCTATCGGGAAGGCAGAACCAGAACTGTTATATCACAGGATGTCTGTGATTTGCCAATGAATCCCTAGCATTTATAGAAATAAGACAAAAGACCAAAATGGGATGTTGCTGCTCTGTCAGAGCCACACACTGGCATACACTTGCCATACCATGGTGTGCACCTTGGATTACTAATAGGCTGGCAGAAATAAGACACCAACTTAGGGTCCAATTCTTTAGctcagaaatttattttaacttaggATGTCTTGGACAGACAGATGAACGAGGACTGCCAGAGAACTTTTGAGCCTCATGAGATGAGCAGAGGCAATGGGAGGGAGAGTTCCCTGGGGCCTAGGGGCCAGAGATGAAGCCAAGCTGAGGATGAGCTCCCTTCCTTGTCTTATCAGGGCAAGGCTGAGCAAGTGCCCAGCACCTCCACGGACACAGGCGCCAGCGGAGAAGCCAGCAGTAGTAAAGCGCTCACTGCTCTCACAATGCAGAGAAGCTGCCCGCGTCAGTGTGAGTGCACTGCTTCCCACAGtactctgcttcattttcttaaCTTACTGAAAATAACACGACTGAAGGTCCCACATCCCAAGCCTTTGCTCTGTCCCCAAATCCTAGCATACTCAAACCATTACTATCCTACAATCTTAAGAACAGTTCCTTTAGGATGAACCCCCTTTTACTTCCAGATGGTGTTGAACAGGCTCAGCGGTCACCTCATTCTAGTTTTTGACATCCTGTGGTTGAAAGATTCTATTTAAAATCAGTGCTACAAATCTGGCTTTGCCATAGTTTTTCAAAGCGCAGTCTTCACATTCAAGCGAAGCTGAGTCTATGTCCAGCCTGAGACCTACATCCTCTCTCCTAAGGTGCACAGTCCACTCAGTGAAGAACACGGAAAGGAACACAAGCCAACCTTTGGCCTCCAGACTTCTGAGCGCCTACGGAGCAACTTGAGTGCACTCACGTACTCTGCTTGGATCCTGCGGGCTGGCACAACCAAGTCTCCATCAGATTTAGTTATAACGACCAAATCTGCCATTTCAATTATACCCCTTTTGATGCcctaaagagaagagaagaagcacGTTTATCAGAAACATCCCATTAGCTCCCAACTACCCTGAGAACAGGACAACAGCAGATGCCATGACTTCAGTCACTCTACTGTCATTTCTTCTGTGTCTTCCTGAGTTCATGTGCCAGGACAAGAATTACCTAAACAGACCAGCTCTTGGAAATATGGGAGTCATCTATAAAATCCCTTTCAAATTTAGAGACTACTTGGTAAGATCTATCCAGATGCTGAGTAGACAGATGTTCAAGATAAAACATGATGGTGGGCAGGAGGCAGCTCACAGCATCTTATGGAGACAAGAGCCAGTGGCCCAGCTCACCACAGGGACCATGTGAGGGCGAATGGTAGGTTAGAAGCTAGTCACCTAGCCCTAGCACAAGGAACGGGAAACAACTTATCAGTAGACTACCAAGTAAGTAAGGCAAGTTGAAAGAGTAAAAAAGGTGACAAAGAACTAATGAACAAAGCATGGCTCCAGTTGAGCTAAGGGGACACACAAGAGTGTGGGGGGCTCTCACTGACTGGTTCATGATGTTCCCAAAAAATGGTAAGTCTCAGTAAAGAGTAACTCAGGTTCTATGCACTTCACAACATAAGTCCCACAACAGACCATTAAACAGCATGACAGTTCCTCTCTCTTGAGACAACCCCTCCCACTCCAGAGTCCTTTTTCCtcgataaaatcaactttcacttGCTCACCCCTCAACCAGTCCTTATTCTTCACTAACATGAGACAACTCCATAGTCATTGGCTTTGAGTCACTCTGGTGACTGTTGATTATCTAACACCTTAGTCCCCTGGGGTTAAGCCCACCAGAGCCAAGAAAGGCTCtatcacttgaaaaaaaaaaaagaatcaaaaactCTTTCATATGATCATGggtgtgtctgcctctctcctaCCCAGAGTCCCTAGCTCTTTgcacagtgtgtgagtgtgtttaagtaacacacacacacacacacacacacacacacacacacactcacctcctGTGTCTTTTCTTCATTGAGCTAGAGTTTATCATAAACCTACGATTGTAGAATTTTCCTGAATTTTCTAATGAATATTCCCATGAATTATTACACTGAGAGGAAGTGGTACCCTTCAGCTTTGTAGCCTGGCGGAACCCATGGCCTGGAAACCCAGCTGGTGTCTGAAGTGAAGGAAGGACACTGGAAGACTTGGCTGGCTAGTGATAGGATGACAGAGGAGGAGAGTGCTATACTGTTCTACAGTATGTATGCTGCCCAACGCTATCTACCACATGAATTACTTCTGAGTCAAGCACTGTACAACCAGCCATGACACTGTGGTCTCTTTGGACCACAGCCCTCCATTTACTCCAGTCACTTCAGTGCTGTAGAGGGAAAGTTTAAGTTGTTTGAGTAGCTCAGAATCACATCTTTTATTACTGTTAGTTGAGAAAAGCAAACCACATGTACAGAGAAACTACCTGTGGCCTCGTGTACTTTAGCCAATGGAAATGATGTTGCTCAAACATTACCTTCAGCTTAATTTACAATAATATTACACTGCACATTTGTTCTTTCAGAGATAATTATGGGAGGACCAAAGCACCAAAATTGTACCTGCAGTTCATCTCCTCCTGCTGGTGGcagcaataaaacaaacatatcaaCCATGTCAGCCACAGCAAACTCCGACTGCCCCACACCTGCAAATTTAAATCACAACTttactttttttcaaatttaCTAGCTCGTTTACATTCTGTTTCACTTAATTCCTCATCTTCATGGTCAAATATAAACCCTTTTAAAGCCCTGTTGCTATAACTCAGCACCCAAGacttgataaagaaaaaaaagctcaTTTGCTCAGGGATCTGCAGAGTGGGAAACACAAGTACATCTATGCAGACAGCATCATATGGGAAGACAGGGCAAGCATGCTGATGGAGGTGTCTCTTCTGCTTTCACAAATGCCATTACAGAAACCTCATGGTCACCACCTTATCTAATCCTAATTACTCCCGAAAGGCCCCACCTCCAAATGCTATTAGCACGAATTTGGATTAAGTTGCCATGCACCCTCCTGCTTCTCACCAGGCCAATGTTTTGGATGGAGACCCTCCAGATTTCCATTCTCTCCTACTCTTAAAGCTTTCTCTTGGCAATTGATCAGGAAGTGGCTTGAACACGGACTCTAGACTAAAACCATGTCTACCACTATGTTCATCTCTTTATGCCTTTTCACCTTTATCCCACTCTGCAAACCCCAGTTCTTTCCTCTTTAAACATTCTTAGAGAGACTTCTTAATTGCAGACAAGTACCACTGTAGGGTCTCATAAAAGCTATCCCCCAGGGAgccagagagagctcagtggtcaagagcacttgctgcttttgcagagccAGCTCTGTTCTTACATCACCAATTAGTGGTTcacaactctagttccaaaggattcaacatcctcttctggtctctgcgggcaacaggaacacacaaacacacatgcaggcaaaacttacacacacatacacacacacacacacacacacacacacacacacacacacacacagaggagaaagagagagagatctaagtGTCTTCAATTTGTTTCATGCACTtaacacacatacttatacacatacacacacgcacacacacacagagagtgagagagagatctAAGTGTCTTCAGTTTCTGTCATGTACTGTCACCATGGCACCCACATCACAGAGGAGACAAAGGAAGCACTCTCTCCATGGATGAacagatgccagcccagcctCTGGCAGGCCACCCACTTGCAGTTTCCTGGGAGCAGTTGTGCTGAAGAGGACTCTCCCTTCCATCCATTTTCATGACGCCTCATTCAGCCATCACTAAACTTCTTACTTTCTCTATATGGTCGATTTTCTGGAAAACCTTACTGGATGCTCAAAGTCTGTTTTGATCTGCATCCCCAGCTCAAACGCTCACCCGGAAACTTTCTATTTGTTACAGATACTTCTGGTGCCTGCTtgtatcctttcctttcctcaccCTAGAGTGTCAGTGTAGCAAGTCAAGCTGACATTTTGAGGTGTCATGTCAGGCAGCTGAGTGGAATGATAGTAAAGGTGGGCAGAGGGGGGTCACAGGCAAGACCACTGAGGAAGGCAACGTCAGCTAGGCATGCTTCTTCTGCATCCCACTTTATGCTTCctattccctctccttccttctgtctgcaaCCCAGTAGGACAAAGTTTTATCAGCCACCTTCTAAACCTGAGCAACTTTGAGGTAGACTATGTGTGAAGGATGGAGAGACATGCCAGAGGCATCCCACAGACTGAGGTG from Mastomys coucha isolate ucsf_1 unplaced genomic scaffold, UCSF_Mcou_1 pScaffold22, whole genome shotgun sequence includes:
- the Mmaa gene encoding methylmalonic aciduria type A protein, mitochondrial isoform X4, coding for MLTEQGHRLSVLAVDPSSCTSGGSLLGDKTRMIELSRDMNAYIRPSPTSGTLGGVTRTTNEAIVLCEGGGYDIILIETVGVGQSEFAVADMVDMFVLLLPPAGGDELQGIKRGIIEMADLVVITKSDGDLVVPARRIQAEYVSALKLLRRRSEVWRPKVIRISARSGEGITEMWDTMREFQHRMLASGELAAKRQTQHKVWMWNLIQENVLEHFKMHPSIREQIPLMEREVLSGALSPGRAADLLLKAFKSRHE